The Salvelinus fontinalis isolate EN_2023a chromosome 24, ASM2944872v1, whole genome shotgun sequence genome has a segment encoding these proteins:
- the LOC129822048 gene encoding coiled-coil domain-containing protein 9-like isoform X2, which translates to MSTVVDLKTKEEKDAALDRRIEALRKKNEALVRRYQEIEEDKKKAEQEGIAVKTHPPRKGRPHDGPPEGDRWRTEKENFTVTVDLSKPAGEKRVINDWKQGPPRDRRDSEEGYDPRPQGESPPRRASSGRLSRGGQRGGGSRQERREQRTDRPLADSRQSHDRPPREGRPPREERPPREDRGPSMEGPGEGPGRSERAPRRGRGGREREGGPTPQGGDRKSKEWEEKRRQNIEKMNEEMEKIAEYERGQRPAEGDKPIRNFLDDPRRSGPVPDMDRKEGSRRHVRNWGGVDFDNVKTGSELEKEWTSRRPGGPKGSMDMTMSMTGRERAEYLRWKKEREEIDEERLARHRNATGQWRREWDAQKIDGLFKEDPAVAVEGMLPDQGGRDEMKGPPKAPTFGDFLGQGRGPREGTRGRGQSYSMHDNRWEAEEEKEKEDKPKKEEKTWKEERKPKSPSSQNMEKSGDADEDEWEDASDEEDYDTDGDDDDEGEEEGRDGQSTKKAPRPETTALKPVATSPLPSTPPSATSPKEKRTPRPKVYIPSPQEAQNSPDGLKPLSPFSLLDGHQPVRDWGEEMEMQSPRSSMGESLPKPPSTDEGPAQVKVQEDSRNSSPSPNEKERDKRTVVVTAAPPEETLIREKTPASSSLDPVSTPTDPPEKEETTAIPPALETPATPTEG; encoded by the exons ATG TCTACAGTGGTGGATCTCAAGACAAAGGAGGAGAAGGATGCAGCGCTTGACAGACGGATCGAGGCTCTGCGCAAGAAGAATGAAGCTCTGGTCCGGAGGTACCAG GAAATAGAAGAGGACAAAAAGAAGGCGGAGCAGGAGGGTATTGCCGTGAAGACGCACCCACCCAGGAAGGGCCGCCCTCACGATGGCCCGCCAGAGGGAGACCgatggaggacagagaaagagaacttCACTGTCACCGTAGACCTCTCCAAACCTGCAGGG GAGAAACGGGTGATCAATGACTGGAAACAAGGGCCACCGCGAGACAGGCGGGACTCTGAGGAGGGATACGACCCCAGACCCCAAGGTGAAAGCCCCCCGCGGAGGGCTTCGTCCGGGCGGCTCAGCAGGggtggacagagagggggaggatcacggcaggagaggagagagcaacgCACTGACAGACCCCTAGCAGACTCACGCCAGTCCCATGACAGACCACCAAGAGAGGGGAGACCACCAAGAGAGGAGAGACCACCAAGAGAGGACAGGGGTCCAAGCATGGAGGGGCCAGGAGAGGGCCCCGGCCGCAGTGAACGTGCCCCAcgcagaggaaggggaggaagagaaagagaaggaggaccaaCACCACAAGGTGGTGACAGGAAGTCTAAG GAGTGGGAGGAGAAAAGGAGGCAGAACATTGAGAAGATGAACGAGGAGATGGAGAAGATTGCAGAGTATGAAAGAGGACAAAGG CCTGCCGAGGGAGACAAGCCCATCCGTAACTTCCTGGATGACCCGCGGCGCTCCGGCCCAGTCCCGGACATGGACCGCAAGGAGGGCAGCCGCCGACACGTCCGAAACTGGGGCGGTGTAGACTTTGACAACGTGAAGACAGGATCTGAGCTGGAGAAGGAGTGGACA AGTCGGAGACCAGGAGGCCCTAAGGGCTCCATGGATATGACCATGTCTATGACTGGCCGGGAGCGTGCCGAGTACCTCCGCTGGAAGAAGGAGCGTGAGGAGATTGACGAGGAGCGTCTGGCCAGGCACAGGAACGCCACGGGCCAGTGGAGACGGGAATGGGACGCCCAGAAGATTGACGGCTT GTTCAAGGAGGACCCAGCTGTGGCTGTGGAGGGCATGCTGCCAGACCAGGGAGGCAGAG ACGAAATGAAGGGGCCTCCCAAGGCGCCAACGTTCGGAGACTTCCTGGGGCAGGGTAGAGGACCCAGGGAGGGGACGAGGGGACGAGGACAGAGCTACAG CATGCACGATAACCGCTGGGAggcggaggaggagaaagagaaggaagacAAACCCAAGAAGGAGGAGAAGACTTGGAAGGAGGAACGGAAGCCCAAATCTCCCTCATCACAAAAT ATGGAGAAGAGTGGTGATGCAGATGAGGATGAGTGGGAGGATGCCAGCGACGAAGAGGACTATGATACGGACGGGGATGATGAcgatgagggggaggaggaagggagagacggACAGTCCACGAAGAAGGCACCTCGCCCAGAAACCACAGCATTAAAGCCCGTCGCCACCTCACCCCTtccctccactcccccctccGCAACCAGTCCCAAAGAGAAGCGCACCCCGAGGCCCAAGGTCTACATCCCCTCCCCACAGGAGGCTCAGAACTCCCCCGATGGCCTCAAGCCCCTCAGTCCCTTTTCTCTCCTGGACGGCCACCAGCCGGTCAGAGACtggggggaggagatggagatgcAGTCACCCCGGAGCAGTATGGGGGAAAGCCTCCCAAAACCCCCCAGCACTGATGAGGGCCCTGCCCAGGTTAAAGTCCAAGAAGACAGCCGCAACTCCAGCCCCAGTCCCaacgagaaggagagagacaaacGGACAG TTGTGGTCACTGCTGCTCCACCAGAGGAGACTCTGATCCGGGAAAAAACTCCCGCATCATCATCATTAGATCCTGTCTCTACACCCACTGATCCCCCAGAGAAAGAGGAGACCACAGCCATTCCACCAGCCCTGGAGACACCTGCTACCCCCACAGAGG GCTGA
- the LOC129822048 gene encoding coiled-coil domain-containing protein 9-like isoform X1 yields the protein MSTVVDLKTKEEKDAALDRRIEALRKKNEALVRRYQEIEEDKKKAEQEGIAVKTHPPRKGRPHDGPPEGDRWRTEKENFTVTVDLSKPAGEKRVINDWKQGPPRDRRDSEEGYDPRPQGESPPRRASSGRLSRGGQRGGGSRQERREQRTDRPLADSRQSHDRPPREGRPPREERPPREDRGPSMEGPGEGPGRSERAPRRGRGGREREGGPTPQGGDRKSKEWEEKRRQNIEKMNEEMEKIAEYERGQRPAEGDKPIRNFLDDPRRSGPVPDMDRKEGSRRHVRNWGGVDFDNVKTGSELEKEWTSRRPGGPKGSMDMTMSMTGRERAEYLRWKKEREEIDEERLARHRNATGQWRREWDAQKIDGLFKEDPAVAVEGMLPDQGGRDEMKGPPKAPTFGDFLGQGRGPREGTRGRGQSYSMHDNRWEAEEEKEKEDKPKKEEKTWKEERKPKSPSSQNMEKSGDADEDEWEDASDEEDYDTDGDDDDEGEEEGRDGQSTKKAPRPETTALKPVATSPLPSTPPSATSPKEKRTPRPKVYIPSPQEAQNSPDGLKPLSPFSLLDGHQPVRDWGEEMEMQSPRSSMGESLPKPPSTDEGPAQVKVQEDSRNSSPSPNEKERDKRTVVVTAAPPEETLIREKTPASSSLDPVSTPTDPPEKEETTAIPPALETPATPTEDEAPVLEADQSLSGLATAPETAPDTSEQSSSG from the exons ATG TCTACAGTGGTGGATCTCAAGACAAAGGAGGAGAAGGATGCAGCGCTTGACAGACGGATCGAGGCTCTGCGCAAGAAGAATGAAGCTCTGGTCCGGAGGTACCAG GAAATAGAAGAGGACAAAAAGAAGGCGGAGCAGGAGGGTATTGCCGTGAAGACGCACCCACCCAGGAAGGGCCGCCCTCACGATGGCCCGCCAGAGGGAGACCgatggaggacagagaaagagaacttCACTGTCACCGTAGACCTCTCCAAACCTGCAGGG GAGAAACGGGTGATCAATGACTGGAAACAAGGGCCACCGCGAGACAGGCGGGACTCTGAGGAGGGATACGACCCCAGACCCCAAGGTGAAAGCCCCCCGCGGAGGGCTTCGTCCGGGCGGCTCAGCAGGggtggacagagagggggaggatcacggcaggagaggagagagcaacgCACTGACAGACCCCTAGCAGACTCACGCCAGTCCCATGACAGACCACCAAGAGAGGGGAGACCACCAAGAGAGGAGAGACCACCAAGAGAGGACAGGGGTCCAAGCATGGAGGGGCCAGGAGAGGGCCCCGGCCGCAGTGAACGTGCCCCAcgcagaggaaggggaggaagagaaagagaaggaggaccaaCACCACAAGGTGGTGACAGGAAGTCTAAG GAGTGGGAGGAGAAAAGGAGGCAGAACATTGAGAAGATGAACGAGGAGATGGAGAAGATTGCAGAGTATGAAAGAGGACAAAGG CCTGCCGAGGGAGACAAGCCCATCCGTAACTTCCTGGATGACCCGCGGCGCTCCGGCCCAGTCCCGGACATGGACCGCAAGGAGGGCAGCCGCCGACACGTCCGAAACTGGGGCGGTGTAGACTTTGACAACGTGAAGACAGGATCTGAGCTGGAGAAGGAGTGGACA AGTCGGAGACCAGGAGGCCCTAAGGGCTCCATGGATATGACCATGTCTATGACTGGCCGGGAGCGTGCCGAGTACCTCCGCTGGAAGAAGGAGCGTGAGGAGATTGACGAGGAGCGTCTGGCCAGGCACAGGAACGCCACGGGCCAGTGGAGACGGGAATGGGACGCCCAGAAGATTGACGGCTT GTTCAAGGAGGACCCAGCTGTGGCTGTGGAGGGCATGCTGCCAGACCAGGGAGGCAGAG ACGAAATGAAGGGGCCTCCCAAGGCGCCAACGTTCGGAGACTTCCTGGGGCAGGGTAGAGGACCCAGGGAGGGGACGAGGGGACGAGGACAGAGCTACAG CATGCACGATAACCGCTGGGAggcggaggaggagaaagagaaggaagacAAACCCAAGAAGGAGGAGAAGACTTGGAAGGAGGAACGGAAGCCCAAATCTCCCTCATCACAAAAT ATGGAGAAGAGTGGTGATGCAGATGAGGATGAGTGGGAGGATGCCAGCGACGAAGAGGACTATGATACGGACGGGGATGATGAcgatgagggggaggaggaagggagagacggACAGTCCACGAAGAAGGCACCTCGCCCAGAAACCACAGCATTAAAGCCCGTCGCCACCTCACCCCTtccctccactcccccctccGCAACCAGTCCCAAAGAGAAGCGCACCCCGAGGCCCAAGGTCTACATCCCCTCCCCACAGGAGGCTCAGAACTCCCCCGATGGCCTCAAGCCCCTCAGTCCCTTTTCTCTCCTGGACGGCCACCAGCCGGTCAGAGACtggggggaggagatggagatgcAGTCACCCCGGAGCAGTATGGGGGAAAGCCTCCCAAAACCCCCCAGCACTGATGAGGGCCCTGCCCAGGTTAAAGTCCAAGAAGACAGCCGCAACTCCAGCCCCAGTCCCaacgagaaggagagagacaaacGGACAG TTGTGGTCACTGCTGCTCCACCAGAGGAGACTCTGATCCGGGAAAAAACTCCCGCATCATCATCATTAGATCCTGTCTCTACACCCACTGATCCCCCAGAGAAAGAGGAGACCACAGCCATTCCACCAGCCCTGGAGACACCTGCTACCCCCACAGAGG atgagGCTCCTGTCCTGGAGGCTGACCAGAGCCTGTCTGGGCTGGCCACAGCCCCAGAGACGGCCCCAGACACCTCAGAGCAGTCATCTTCAG GCTGA